The following DNA comes from Diceros bicornis minor isolate mBicDic1 chromosome 7, mDicBic1.mat.cur, whole genome shotgun sequence.
ctttaaaataaaaaatgttattagagataaagagggacattttatgATAAAAGTGTCAATTATAAAGAAGTTATAACAATCAAAAACATATGTCTCTAAGAAAAGTACCAAAATGAGTGAAGCAAATAACAGCAGAAatgaagggagaaacagacaactCAACAGTACCCCTGTTTCAATAATGGATAAATAACTAGAcagaaggtcaaggaaataaATGACTTGAACAATGCTATAAACTAACTAGAACTAATAGACATCTCTAGAatgctccacccaacaacagcagttGTTCTCTAGTTCACATGGAATGTTCTTCAGGATAGACCATCTGTTAgcccataaaacaaacctcaataagTTTAAAACAATTGAAATATACAAAGTGTCGTCTATAActacaatgaaatgaaattagagACTAATAACAGACAGAAATTtacaaaattcacaaatatgtggaaattaaacaatacaataaaaataaccaatgtcaaataagaaaccaaaatagaaattagaaaatactttgagatgaacagaaataaagatacaacataccaaaacttatgtgaTGCAACTAATACAGTGCTTAGAAGAAAGTTTTTACTTTGAATACCTATAATAAGAAGAAAGTTATGAAATCTATAACCTAACTTTCCACCTTAAAACTCTGAAAAAAGAAGAGCACACTAAATCTAAagcaagtagaagaaagaaaataatatagataattgtggaaattaatgagataaagaatagaaaaataatagaaagaatcAATAAAACCAATAACTGGTTCCTTGAAAGGATCAAGAAAATTGActaatctttagctagactgacccattaaaaagagagaagacttaaATTACTAGAATCAGAACTGAAAGTTGAGATATTATTACCaaacttaaagaaataaaaaaattataaaggaataatatgaacaactgtatgtcaataaattagataacttaaacgaaatgaacaaattcttagAATGATACAAGCTACCCAAACgaactcaaaaagaaatagacaatttgaatagtACTATTAAGAAATAAAGATTTGAATTAGTAATCAGAAAACTACCCACAAATAAAAGCCTAAGCCCACGTCTTCACTACTAAATTCCatgaaacatttaagaaagaattaatatcaattctTCACAAGTGCTTTCAAAAATAGAAGCAAGAGAAACACTTCCAAATCACTTTGTGAAACCTagattatcctgataccaaaaaccaaagacatcacaaaaaaaacaaaacaaaacataacaagtcaatatttcttatgaacatggaggaaaaatcctcaacaaaatacttgcaaaccaaatccatcaacatattaaaagaattatacaccttTGACCAGAAAGGGATTTATCCCAAGTATGGAAGTTTGTATTGATCcaaaaatcagttaatgtaataaGCCAtatcaaaaaccaaacaaacacaaaacacatGAGCATCTCAAAACATGCAAAAAAATCACTTGACAAAATCAGCACACTTTGaggataaaaacactcaacaaactaggaatagaatggAACATCCTCAACTTAATAAGTGGCATCTATGAAAAaatcacagccaacatcatacttaatgataaaagactggatgctttcccccaagtgaagaacaagacaaggattctGCTCCtagcacttctattcaacattgtactagaatttccagccagagaaattaggctagaaaaagaagtaatagtaaagaaaaagaactaaaagtcATCcatagggaaaaaagaaagtaaaattatcACTGTTTGCAAGTGGCATGAtcatgtatgtagaaaatcctaaggaatccactaaagcTATTAGAACTAATGAAGAAACATACCAAgattgcaggatataagatcaaaatacaaaatcaattgtatttctatatactggtAATCAAAACTCTTCAaaggatgttaaaaaaaattcgATTTATAACAGCacctcaaagaataaaataccgaggaataaatttaataaaggaAGTAAAGACTTGTACAgtgaaagctataaaacattgctgaaaaagatctatataaatggaaaaacagcCCATATTCATAGATCAGAAGACttcatattgttaagatgacaattcTCCCCAGAttgatctataggttcaatgAAATCTATATCAGAATCTCAGATGTATTCTTTGTAAAAATTGACAAACTAACTTTTAAATTCATGTGGGATTGCAAAGGACCCACCCAGAGTATCCAAAACAATCTCAAAAAAGAAGTAGAAAGTAGGAGGActcacttctcaatttcaaaacttactacaaagtaatgatattcaagacagtgtggcactggcataaagatagacatatagataaagGAAACATAATTGAGACTTCAGAATTAAACCAACCTATGTCTGTAtggccaactgattttcaacaagagaggcaagaccattcaatgggaaagaacagtctttcaacaaatggtcttgAGACAATtagaaatccacatgcaaaaaaaatgaatttggactaatctcacaccatatacaaaaatgaattcaaaatggatcaaaaatctaaatgtaagaactaaaactataaaattcttagaggaACACCTTCataaccttggatttggcaatgggatcttaaatatgacatcaaaaacaaaagtAACAAAAGAAGATATGGATAAATGGGAcaccatcaaaatttaaaacttttgtgcataaaggGCCCTGTCAAGAAGGTGAAAAGATTactcacagagtgggagaaaacatttgaaaatcatacATTTCATAAGGGTCTAATatccaagaatatataaagagctcttacactcaacaatgaaaaaacaaacagcctaatttaaaaatgagccaaGGACTCAAATAGATTTTTCTTCTaaaggagatatacaaatggtcaacagtacatgaaatgatgctcaacatcactagtcatcagggaaatgcaattcaaaagtACAATGAACTACTACTTCACAACCATTAAGACAACTATaatcaaaaaatggaaaataagtgttagcaaggatgtggtgAAGTTGAAACCcttatgcattgctggtgggagtgcaaaatggtgcagccactatggaaaatagtttggtgATTCATCAAAAGATAAACACAGGATTatcataggacccagcaattccaataCCAAGTAtagacccaaaagaattgaaaatagctgTTCAAACATAAGTGTATATACAAGTGTTCATAGAAGCACTCTTCACAACATCCAAaagatagaaacaacccaaacacctAACAAATGATGAATGGAaacacaaattgtggtatatcagTACAGTTGATTagtatttagccataaaaaggaacacgCTaagccacagaatgtacaacaccaaaagtaaaccctaaggtaaactatggactttgggtgattatgatgtgtccatgtaggttcatccttggtaaagaaagtaccattctggtgagtgatgttgataatgagggtGGCTATGCGTGTGGGGGCTCAgaaagtatatgggaaatctctgtactgtcctctcaatttttttgtaaacctaaaactactctaaaaaatagttttaaataaaataaagagtgaCTTCAGGAGGCCAAAGGAACTAGGGACTTTTAGGCCACAtaagaaaagaattgaaaaaaaaggtaacatggctacaatgtggatgaaccttgaaagcattatgctaagttacaGAAGCCGGTCAAAAAAATCCATgtattatgtgattccatttatgttaaatgtccagaataggcaaatatatagatacagaaagtagattaataatTGCTTAGGGCTGAAGGTGATGAGGGACATGGGGAATGATAGCTAAAGGGTGCaggatttctttttgtggtgatgaaaatattccagaattgtggtgatggttgcatgtgtctgtgaatatactaaaaaacattgaaatgtatactttaaatgagtgaattgtttggtgtgtgaattatgtctcaataaagctgtttaaaaaattgtGGAAATTGAAAATGCTTGATACACTATTAAACAAGATTAAATATGACTACGAATGTATAAAtctctatacatatatagatGGACAAAGATACAGATAGTACAGATGAAATAATTCTAAACAGGAAGTCAGAAACATAGTCCCAATTTAGTCactaatgagagagagagaagaaatgccaaaatgttaataatggctGTCTTTAAGTGATAGGATTAGTGAGTGATTTCTATTCACTTTAGTTTTTTACAGTTTCCCTATTTTATTCAAACTTATTTATTTACGTGAGaaaaaatgattattatttttgaagAATCAGGAATTCCATAATTCAAATTCAGTCTTTGACTTAATGAAAAGAAATCTGCCATTCTTGTTACAAACTTCAAACAATTGTCATAAAGAATGAATATACTTACCTGGGAGTACAGGCTCAATGCTAATATAAGTTAATAGATGCACGGATATCATCTGGCTTCTAAAATGTAACAGAATTTCTTTATATCAGACTCAAATACATGTCATTCACCAAAATATAGACTACAAAATGacagaaatcaatgaagtaaATTTAACAGACTACAGACTTTTTGGAAAACTGCAGAATATTCCACATAAATTGAACAGAAGTTCTGGATAGAAGTAAATATTTATGCTACATGCCTCTATAATACAAAGGCAGCATTAGCACAAGGTTAAGACCCTTTGTTCAGATCCTAGCTCAGCAACTTTCTGTGACACTGGGGAAGTGTCTTAACCTCTCAGTGCCTTAATATCCTCCTAAGTAAATTGGGACAATAATATTATCTACTCCATATGATAATTAAGATAATAACATAGGTCAGTATTTGTAAAGTGCGTAGAATAGTGCTGGCACATAGTACACAATGTAAAAGATTGTGTTGAAAAAAcagctatataaatatatacacataaaccACCCCAGAATCTATTCAATCTCACCTTCTTGTCCCAAATCTCACTCAGCAATCACACCAACTGTAAGAGGCTAGTTACCCCATATAAATACAAGGCAAAGTTGTAAGGACAGATAATGACATCAGAGTTTAGGCCCCACAAGTATGTACTCCTTGGATTAGTGCTTTTCTCAGAGCCAACTTCACATCCTTGTTTCTCAAGGTATATATCAAAGGATTCAGGGAAGGAGTAACAATATTATTCAAGACCTGAACCACAGAATCCAGCCAAGGGCTGGAGGCAGGCTGGAGATAAATGAGTACCACAGGTCCATAGAAGAGCAGGATGGAAGTCAGATGGGCACTGCAGGTTGAGAAGGCTCTGTGCCGGCCTTCTGAGGAGCTGATTTTCAAGATAGAGATAACAATGCGAGTATAAGAAGtgagaataagaagaaaacacatgagtgCAACAGCGCCTACGTTGGTGAAACTCACCGTCTGAGCTAGGGAGGTGTCTGCACAGGCCAGGGGCAGCACCACCGGGATATCACAGAAGAAATTGTCCACCTCATTGGGGCCACAGTAGGGTAACTTAAAGACAAGGAATGTGAGGACAGATGCATGCAGACAGCTCCCCATCCAGGTGCCTAGAGTCATGATGGTGCACACCCTGTGGTTCATGATGACCGTGTATCGCAAGGGGTGACAGATGGCTGCAAaacggtcataggccatcacggTGTACAGGAAACACTCAGTGCAACCCAGGAAATGGTAAAAGAAGATCTGGGAGGCACAGCCCTGGTAAGAGATGGTCCGATTTTGCCCCACCAGGTAGAGCATCATTTTGGGGGAACTCACTGAAGGGAAAAATATGTCAAAGACTGACAGGTTTCccaggaagaaatacatgggaGTGTGGAGGTTGGAGGAAGTGAGGATGGCCAGAAGAATGAGCAGGTTTCCCAGAAGAGTGAGCAAGTAGAAGGCCAGAAAGAAGACAAACAGCACATTTTCCAGCCCTGTTGTGTGAGGGACTCCCATGAGGAGGAACTCAGTTACAGGAGTGTGATTCCTCATCTTCACATCTACTTAGACCTGGAAGATCAAAGAATGGCCTCACTGAGATGTGCTTTTCCAAAAAACACTAATATCTTCATAGAACCTATTGGAAACTGATAATACTTACATACTATAATGAACTTCTAAATAGGAGTCAGTTAAAATCTATTGCTAGTTAACGTGTGACTTTGAggaagtcatttatttatttttcacctgtTTCCTCAGATGGAAAATAGAGATAACAGAGGGGCAGAATAGAAAGAGGGCAGAAAATAAACCTTACAGTTGTGTATATTTCAGTTTAAATGTCAAATCTACTCCCTTCTCTGTAATTTTGGATAACTTTGACAAAATCTCCTCTTCATCTATATACATAGTGTAACAATATCCTAtgattcttgtgaggattaatgcTTTAATGTATATTAAGTCCCTAGTGTAATGCCCACTGCTCCCCCCCCTTGTTAAAAAATCCATTCAAGATACTAATATTGTGATTTAATGAGCCTTTACTCCACACAGTGGTTGTTTTACAATGACTTGCAGCATTTCTGAGATTATCTGTTGATGTGAATGACTTGTGAAACTGCTTTCTCCATCATCAGGCAAAACAACTGAAAACTGAGAATTGTCTAATGGTAATACAGTAAAACCAGATGGAAAAGATAATAGTTAATGTAGGAAAAAGCAATAGACAATTACTAATATTAAAACCAACCATATTCTTTCAATATGAAATATAATCTCTCAATAGCAAATATGTCTGCTATATGACTGAATATATGCAATCACCACTAAGGTTTTTAAGGTTAAGCTTCTTTAATCAGAGAATATCTTAAGAAAGTACCATGGAGTCAACTAAGTCAGTATTAGCCCAAACTCAAATAGAGCCAATTCCCACATTCTCCCACCTTCCTCTAGTGTATATAACCCATCAGAATTTGAGGAGAAGAAAGCGCTCTAGAGAGAAGGCACTTACAGATCAGACTGAAAGAAAACGGCTGATTTGGGCTGAAAACCAGGCCCCACATCCACCCTCCcctgtttcctttccttttagaTGCTGTGGAACAGGAAGGTCAGGCTCTGAGGACAGGAAAACTGAATACTCCTCTTTCTAAgactcagtcactcaggcctcAAAGTCCAGACCCAACAATGGCTCTGGTTCCCAAGTGAATGAGCAGCATTCATTCCCTCAAGAGAGAATAAATGTGTTTGATGTTTCTTTGGGACCCTCTTCCCTAGTGGGCACCAATATGAAAGTCTATAGAACAGAGGGAGCAATTAGACTGCAGactttcctcttccctctctctctccttctttctccctaCGGCCTCTACTTCATTATTTCTTAGACTATAATGCAATGATGTGGCAGCATttagttattttctgtttctaaatcTCTTTGATTATCAATCACTCTTGGGCAAGCCATCATTGGGTTCAAATATATGAAGTTGCGCAGTGATCCTGACCTTGGAAGATCTGTGTTTGAAGAAAGAGCTGGGGATTAGGAAAGTGACCCCTTAAAGAAAAGAGGCAACAATTCCATCTGGtgttaaaacaaaacacaccTGCAACTGTTTTTTCCATATTCTGTATTATAATTCTCCCAATGATCACTTCTTCGACTGCCTGAATTCATATATCATTTTCTAAAGTCTCTTCCCTTTATTTTCCCTTAAGACTGCTAGTGATGTTTATCTTAGCATACTTTTATTACTGTAACTTTGTTCAATTTCTACTTTAGGAATTCAATCTGCTGACTGCTGTGCAGAGAATGGATCAGAGCAAACAAGAGTAGAATTTGATAGAGCTATTAGCACATTATTTTCACTGGCTGTCTGAAGAAACAAGCACATGGACTCATTAAAAATGTTATGGTTAAAATCACTTTGAGATAATACAAAAGGCACAAAATGACAGCTGTAGTAAAGTTTAAGTAATTTTGCAAAATCCTAATAATCACTATCCTTTTTCATGCCAAGGAATTGAGAAGAGACTACTTTCTCCATGGTTTTGAAATCATAATTACTGCTTACTGagactctctcttttttattaacCAGACGCTTCAAGGTCCATTTATTTCATCCTCGTGTCAACTCCATGAGTtagatgttattttcttttaaagatgaaaataggGCTCAAAAGTTCAAATAATTACCAAAGTTTACTCCAAAAGTCAGACATAGAGCTTTGATTTGAATTTCAGTCTGTCTGCATTTAAAACTTATTTAAGATTCTAAcaaaatggaataaatattttgagtcaatttaaaaataaacatgcttAGTCACATATTTCTacccatttttctcttctttagttttgttttagAAATGAAGCTATTAAATCAGATCATCATAAAAGCTTAAAATTTTTTGAGTAGCAGTGATTTCTATGTTTTAAAGAGCTTTATCGGGATATAATTTACATGACATAAAATCcactcattttaagtgtacaattgaaTGAGActatatttacaaaaaatatatatttgtagagttgtacaaccatcaccacaattttagaaTATATCCCTGGTACGAAAAAGAAACCTCATGCTCATTTACAAGCATTTCCATTCCTATCCTCCCTTCTAGGCAATTGTTAATCTACTTCTTATCTCTATGTATTTGCATTTTTAGGTTTCTTGCAAGTGAAATCATAAagtatgtgttctttttttatctggcttctttcactaagcataatatttttgagattcatctctgTTGCTGCATATGCCAGTATTTTGTTCCTTCACGTTGacaaatagtattctattgtatggatatttcTGTTTCCTGAATCATAGGCTAGGATTCTAACTTTATTCTTAGTGCCTACATCCCTCTAAATGATTATTAGCATATTTAAAAACACTTTGAGGATCCTGAAATCATTATCACTATCATCCAATCAAAAATGATTGCGTCACGTTTTAAACAGCTTGGTGTACAAAttctgaatatatgtatatatatttccatgGCTTTGATTATTTAGTTTCAGTTTGTCATCTCAATTTCTACCTTCTGAGACACTATGAAAAGTAGTGCTGAATTAGTGGAAATCAGCCCAGCATTGAAATAATTGATAATTAGTTATGGACCCCAGTCTTCCCATTTTCAATTGCCCTTACTATAAATTGAGTATTTTACTTTGCATCTAGGTAATTCCAAAAATTAATTCTTCATGGAGTTTATCTCATTCCTATCCCTACGACTCattaaaacatacacatacacattagGAAAAACTACAAGCCATAATGAACCTCTATATATACCGCCTGATTTCCACTTCCCAGAACTGCTGTTCTTGGCAAAATCTCAAGAGTCACTAAAGTAACAAGCAacataatagccccaaattgtATCAGTCTTTATAGTAGTGTTATCCCTAAACTTCCCAtatcattagttcattcattcagtatctGCTGCAGAAATTCATTTGTCACCCAGCCAGCCTAAATTAATTTCACAAGACATTCACTttcaaaagaataatataaatGATTTATACCTGAATTTATGAATATATGATTtatccatggtatatatatatgaatataaaggtataaatttgcaaagaaaaataaaacatcatattCACTAGAATACATGTGTCAGTAGGTCAACATATTCTTTTCCAGATAGTAAAATTTTTCATTCAAAGCAAAATACTCTCTCAGGTGACTGTTAGTGGAGTGTAAAGTTAAGcagagtggggccggccctgtggcttagcggttaagtgcgcgcgctctgctactggcggcctgggttgggatcccgggcgcacaccgacgcaccgcttctccaaccatgctgaggcccaGTCCCacgtacagtaactagaaggatgtgcaactatgacatacaactatctactggggctttgggggggacaaaaaaaaaaggaggaggattggcaatagatgttagctcagagccagtcttcctcagcaaaaagaggaggattagcacggatgttagctcagggctgatcttcctcacaaaaacaaaaaaaaaagcagagtgaACTGGGTGATTATCACCAAGTGTTCTCCTCCTGCAATAATCTGACACACTTTTCTTTACTGTATCAGAATTCCTGTCAGGCAGGTTTAAATATTCCTGTCAGCTGGTACTTCCTCTCCTTTGGACATGAGAGGTATACTATCCATTTGTTCAATGTCCACTTCTTGATAATTTttcaacagttttattgaggtacaatttatatatcataaaattcaacagttgtaagtgtacaatttaatgacTTTTAGTAAATTTATTGAGTTGTGCAAACATTGTCAAAATTCAAAACATTTCTTTCACCCCAAAAGTTTCACCGGGACCAATTTGCACTCAATTCCCTTTCCTACTCTCCTCCTCAGGAAACCAACcaataatttgttttttatctctacaaatttgtcttttctagacatttcatgtaaatgagataacacaatatctagccttttgaatctggcttctttcCGATAGCATAATGTTGTTGATGTCCAACCATTCTGTAACAAGTAAAAAtagtctttcctttttattgccaaataatattccatagtatgaatataccatattttgtttacccTTTCACTAGATGATGGACATATGGGATGTCTCTAGTTTTAAATATTCTGAATAATACTCCTATGAACAATCACATACAAATCTTTGTGTACATTCACACCTTTTTCATCTACCACCAGAGATTGTAAATTCTTCTTTGAGATGTTGATAAGGTTATCATAATATCTTCTTTCTTATACCAGTAATAAGCCTCCTAAAATAAACTAAATTGTAGAATGATTTTTGTAGACATCCAATCTCACCACTTACATGTTTATTCTTACTACATACTGCTTCAAAGGGTGCTCTATTCCTGATCCTTTGGGTCAGCCTACTGCAGCACTTTATATACACAGTGCACATATGAGGACGTATCTAATATCTCTCAGAGATAAGTTATTTCAAAATAGCTTGAAGCCAAAAACTTCTTTGGAAATTGAAATACTTCATTTTGAAATTGTAGCCATCACTGTGTTGAAATTTGCGGTCCTCCCTGCTCTCCTCCTTATTTCCTCATACCACAGCTGCAGGTGTACAAGGGTGCCTCCGTGCCTAACTTGCTTGTTAACAGTTGGGATATCAGGCTAGCATGTGGCTTTGAAACTGCTAAGCCAGCTGCAGCTACAGTGGGATATATCGCCCACGTCAGCAtataaggaaaagagaaacataATCTAAATTCTTAGAGGGAGATTccagagacagaagaaaaaaaggaaaccaaatacATTCACTGgggaaaagattaagaaaaatatttatgatggATCTGAACTATATTCCTTAAATtagtaattatgtaatttaattaCCAGTAATCAAGTTGCTATTTTGATGTAGTCTGacatctttgtcttttatgtcaattatttctggATGGGAGAGGGAATTACAAGAGTATTGTTTAGTGGTCCCTTAAAACATCACTAACAGGAGATAACACCACAGGTTGGTAATTGCATAAGAAATTAATCAAATTGTGGGCAGCTCTAGGAAAAATCAATGAGGGTATAGATGAATTTGTGAGTACTTCTGGGTGACAGTCAGTTGAGTTAATGGGTCTCAGGCTGTGTGACTGTATGGGGCTGACATAAAGGATTATAAGTGAGGTTCAAAAATTGAAGGGAGTCTCTAGTCCAACCTCCAAGGTGAGGAGGCAGTTATGAATTATTCATCCCTTCATAGGtttaatagagaaaatttttccCAAGGATAAGGGAAATGGTTTTCTGAACTTTGATCCAAAGACAGTTGTAGCTCGCTCTTTCACTGGTTTGAACAGCGATAGGATTTTTAAAGTTTAGAACAGATTGAGGTAAGTACCTATAATGCAAAGAGTACTGTGTGAGGTGCATTGGAGCAATGGAGAGATATTATGTCCAATTTATTACCTCAGAAAGATTGCAGATTAATTGAGAAGATAGGCCATTCATTTAAATTGTTTCTTATTTTACtcttgaaaataatgtgtttaTTACAGTGAAGGCTCCTGTCAATAGAGAGCCCTCTTTTTCCTAGAAAACAAGAACACTGAGCAACTGGTCATCTTGATTTATGAagcatttttaagtattttaaaagcaTCTTTATCAGAATTATTTCTTAAGGTGCCATTCCATTCATTTCAAGGGTGTCATTTCAATTCATTTCATAGTTCCAGCCAGGAGAAGTGATAGTGTTCAAGTTAGCCACGTTTAATGTTACAGAAAGAGAGACTGAATAATACATTTGATGCTGCTTGTCTCCAGGCAAGTCTTCTGAGTTTCTTCTTTAGgaaaattttctagtttctttccttccttggccTTGGTGCTTTTATCTAAACCtgggttttcacagttccctctGTTTGTATTCAAAGCGTTTATCCCAATTATGTATTGAGAATTTCTTCCAGGTCTGTTTTCTCCAATATGTTTTATACACCACAAAGACAGAGATCATATCTATCTTGTTCACTACCATCTCTTCCTTGGctacatattatataaatatataaatagtaaaCGGCCAATAACTATTTGGTGTTACCCTAATGGCTGCCCTTCTGACTTAAGTCTGGTTTAGGCCAGTCATTGATTAAAATGTTGAATAATAACTTACGAATCATATTACTATGCAAAATGATGATGTAAAAAATGTTATACTTTGTATTTCTTAATAACGAAGTGAATAATTTAAGCAATAAGAACTATCTACTGATAGAAGAAAAGGATCATTATGGAATAAGATATTTGGAGAAGGTGTTATGGAAATCGCTGATG
Coding sequences within:
- the LOC131407867 gene encoding putative olfactory receptor 10D4, producing MRNHTPVTEFLLMGVPHTTGLENVLFVFFLAFYLLTLLGNLLILLAILTSSNLHTPMYFFLGNLSVFDIFFPSVSSPKMMLYLVGQNRTISYQGCASQIFFYHFLGCTECFLYTVMAYDRFAAICHPLRYTVIMNHRVCTIMTLGTWMGSCLHASVLTFLVFKLPYCGPNEVDNFFCDIPVVLPLACADTSLAQTVSFTNVGAVALMCFLLILTSYTRIVISILKISSSEGRHRAFSTCSAHLTSILLFYGPVVLIYLQPASSPWLDSVVQVLNNIVTPSLNPLIYTLRNKDVKLALRKALIQGVHTCGA